In Acidimicrobiia bacterium, a single genomic region encodes these proteins:
- a CDS encoding CPBP family intramembrane metalloprotease, which produces MVMTSAKPMRWLDPATQRWGLPDAFVGWLLVQLIGQVVAGGVLIATGHAGDEMADLPLEVVALLQVGLAFAFFIVPFAITNRKGNGLVADLGFRVRWGDLWRGGIIGALLQWPILVILYWPILQLMGKSSSDLAEPARSLGDRADGLGGAVLLILIVGVMAPIFEELFFRGLMQRAFLKRGFPPWAAIGVTALVFGASHGQLLQLPALVLAGAVFGWLAYRSGRLGPAISAHVTFNMVTVIALLLG; this is translated from the coding sequence ATGGTGATGACCTCAGCCAAGCCGATGCGGTGGCTCGACCCCGCCACGCAGAGATGGGGTCTGCCCGATGCGTTCGTCGGGTGGCTGTTGGTTCAGCTGATCGGACAGGTGGTCGCCGGTGGTGTGCTGATCGCTACGGGTCACGCCGGCGACGAGATGGCCGATCTTCCCCTCGAGGTGGTGGCGCTCCTCCAGGTGGGTCTGGCGTTCGCGTTCTTCATCGTCCCGTTCGCGATAACGAACCGCAAGGGCAATGGCCTGGTGGCGGACCTGGGTTTCCGAGTCCGCTGGGGCGATCTCTGGCGGGGAGGGATCATCGGGGCGCTGCTTCAGTGGCCCATCCTTGTCATCCTCTACTGGCCGATTCTCCAACTCATGGGCAAATCGTCCAGCGATCTCGCGGAGCCCGCCCGTTCGCTGGGTGATCGCGCCGATGGCCTGGGCGGGGCTGTGTTGCTGATCCTGATCGTCGGCGTGATGGCCCCGATCTTTGAGGAACTCTTCTTCCGGGGTCTCATGCAGCGGGCCTTCCTCAAACGCGGCTTCCCGCCGTGGGCGGCCATCGGCGTCACCGCCTTGGTCTTTGGGGCCAGCCATGGGCAGTTGCTCCAGTTGCCCGCCCTCGTGCTTGCCGGAGCGGTGTTTGGCTGGTTGGCCTATCGCTCGGGTCGGTTGGGACCCGCCATCAGCGCCCATGTCACCTTCAACATGGTGACCGTTATTGCGCTTCTGCTGGGGTGA
- a CDS encoding DUF3499 family protein — protein MSSRTCAKPGCNSTATATLTYDYGERTAVVEVLHTEAHPMRYDLCGPHATGLRVPRGWARHDRRVRYPAALSHAVAS, from the coding sequence ATGAGCAGTCGGACGTGCGCAAAGCCAGGGTGCAACAGCACCGCTACCGCTACGCTCACCTACGATTATGGGGAGCGCACGGCCGTAGTGGAGGTGCTGCACACCGAGGCTCATCCGATGCGCTACGACCTCTGTGGCCCACACGCCACCGGGCTGCGGGTACCGCGGGGCTGGGCCCGCCACGATCGCCGCGTGCGTTATCCCGCCGCCCTATCTCACGCCGTCGCCTCCTAA